Proteins encoded in a region of the Cupriavidus pauculus genome:
- the gsiD gene encoding glutathione ABC transporter permease GsiD has product MSDISTPASSGSHEAATVNPFSRERVRTPWTEFWRKFRKQHLAIAAGAFVLMLVVIAVLAPYIVPYDPENYFDYDSLNAGPSVAHWMGVDSLGRDIFSRIIAGTRISLAAGFFSVIIGAIIGTVLGLLAGYYEGWWDRIVTRISDVLFAFPGILLAIGIVAILGNGMTNVIFAVAVFSIPAFARLVRGNTLMLKQLTYVEAARSIGASDWTILMRHILPGTVSSIVVYFSMRIGTSIITAAGLSFLGLGAQPPTPEWGAMLNEARADMVTAPHVAIFPSVAIFLTVLAFNLLGDGLRDALDPKIDRR; this is encoded by the coding sequence ATGTCTGATATCTCTACGCCAGCCAGTTCCGGTTCGCACGAAGCGGCCACCGTCAATCCATTTTCGCGCGAGCGCGTGCGCACGCCGTGGACGGAGTTCTGGCGCAAGTTCCGCAAGCAGCATCTCGCCATCGCCGCCGGGGCGTTCGTGCTGATGCTCGTCGTCATCGCGGTGCTCGCGCCTTATATCGTGCCGTACGATCCGGAGAACTACTTCGACTACGACTCGCTGAACGCGGGGCCGTCGGTCGCGCACTGGATGGGCGTCGACTCGCTCGGCCGCGATATCTTCAGCCGCATCATCGCGGGCACGCGTATCTCGCTGGCCGCGGGCTTCTTCTCGGTGATCATCGGTGCGATCATCGGCACCGTGCTGGGCCTGCTGGCCGGCTACTACGAAGGCTGGTGGGACCGCATCGTGACGCGGATCTCGGACGTGCTGTTCGCGTTCCCGGGCATTCTGCTCGCCATCGGCATCGTGGCCATTCTCGGCAACGGCATGACCAACGTGATCTTCGCGGTCGCGGTGTTCAGCATTCCGGCGTTCGCGCGGCTCGTGCGCGGCAACACGCTGATGCTCAAGCAGCTGACGTACGTGGAGGCCGCGCGCAGTATCGGCGCGTCCGACTGGACCATCCTGATGCGGCATATCCTGCCGGGCACCGTGTCGTCGATCGTCGTCTACTTCTCGATGCGTATCGGCACGTCGATCATCACGGCCGCGGGCCTGTCGTTCCTGGGCCTTGGCGCGCAGCCGCCGACCCCGGAATGGGGCGCGATGCTCAACGAGGCGCGGGCCGACATGGTGACCGCGCCGCATGTGGCGATCTTCCCGAGCGTGGCGATCTTCCTGACCGTGCTGGCGTTCAACCTGCTCGGCGACGGCCTGCGCGACGCGCTGGATCCGAAGATCGATCGTCGCTGA
- a CDS encoding M55 family metallopeptidase — protein sequence MKILISADIEGVAGVFHPEQTRAGNGEYERARAWMTAEANAAAQGAFAGGATAVIVNDSHGGFRNLLPDQLDPRVQLVLGKPRYLSMMAGVEQDCDGVFMIGYHGRAQSRGVLAHTINSGAFARVWLNGLELGEAGIYAALAGEFDVPVLLASGDDVFVNETRPLMPWVRYVETKQAGGQGSGTSLSPAGARQAIAEAAEAATRLAIERPEARCLELTGPIKVRLQTMTPAHADLFCQWPVLERLEGDLLAFQADSVQSAVRMLNSLSAMSFMLK from the coding sequence ATGAAGATTCTGATTTCGGCCGATATCGAGGGCGTGGCCGGCGTATTCCATCCCGAACAGACGCGGGCCGGCAACGGCGAGTACGAACGCGCGCGTGCGTGGATGACGGCCGAGGCCAACGCCGCCGCGCAGGGCGCTTTCGCCGGCGGCGCGACTGCGGTCATCGTCAACGATTCGCATGGCGGCTTCCGCAACCTGCTGCCCGATCAGCTCGATCCGCGCGTGCAGCTCGTGCTCGGCAAGCCGCGCTACCTCAGTATGATGGCCGGCGTCGAGCAGGATTGCGATGGCGTGTTCATGATCGGCTATCACGGCCGCGCGCAGAGCCGCGGCGTGCTCGCGCATACGATCAACAGCGGTGCGTTCGCGCGGGTCTGGCTCAACGGGCTCGAGCTCGGCGAGGCGGGCATCTACGCGGCGCTGGCCGGCGAGTTCGATGTGCCCGTGCTGCTGGCGAGCGGCGATGACGTGTTCGTCAACGAGACGCGGCCGCTGATGCCATGGGTGCGGTACGTGGAAACCAAGCAGGCGGGCGGGCAGGGCAGCGGTACGTCGCTGTCGCCAGCCGGTGCGCGGCAGGCGATTGCCGAGGCCGCCGAAGCCGCCACGCGGCTGGCCATCGAGCGGCCCGAGGCGCGCTGCCTCGAGCTCACGGGACCGATCAAGGTGCGGTTGCAGACCATGACCCCCGCGCATGCGGACCTGTTCTGCCAGTGGCCCGTGCTTGAACGCCTGGAGGGCGACCTGCTCGCGTTCCAGGCGGATTCGGTGCAGTCGGCCGTGCGGATGCTGAACTCGCTGTCGGCGATGTCGTTCATGCTGAAGTAG
- a CDS encoding M14 family metallopeptidase, whose protein sequence is MRAADCFAPSYAVARQKFLDAARNAGAALTEFPHPTELGRDDEPLAIDVALVGAADAPHCLMVTSGIHGAEGYCGAGAQVALLRDTTLHAACAEARVALLLVHAVNPYGFSHLRRVNEDNVDLNRNFMDFDQPLPANAAYAEVAPLLLPEQWPPSQADHAALMQAIAARGMAWYQAAVSAGQYQDPDGMFFGGTRATWSNYTLRRILARFGSGRESFRWIDIHTGLGPRGYGEPIYMGPDDAAQLARTQQVWGSGVTSMYDGSSTSAHLSGVAWLALPQTLGPLASLDYAGIALEFGTLPIAEVLEALRGDHWLHRHPDADENQRALIRHAIWQAFYIDSDDWREGVVAQVTDAVEKGIVR, encoded by the coding sequence ATGCGAGCTGCCGACTGTTTCGCGCCGAGCTATGCCGTTGCGCGCCAGAAGTTCCTCGATGCCGCGCGCAATGCCGGCGCCGCGCTGACCGAATTCCCCCATCCCACCGAACTGGGCCGCGACGACGAGCCGCTGGCCATCGACGTGGCGCTCGTGGGCGCGGCCGACGCCCCGCATTGCCTGATGGTCACCTCGGGCATCCACGGCGCCGAAGGCTATTGCGGCGCCGGCGCGCAGGTCGCGCTGCTGCGCGATACCACGCTGCATGCCGCCTGCGCGGAGGCGCGCGTGGCGCTGCTGCTCGTGCACGCGGTGAATCCGTATGGCTTCTCGCATCTGCGGCGCGTCAACGAGGACAATGTCGACCTGAACCGCAACTTCATGGATTTCGACCAGCCGCTGCCCGCGAACGCGGCCTACGCCGAGGTCGCGCCCCTGCTGTTGCCGGAACAATGGCCGCCGTCGCAGGCCGACCATGCCGCGCTCATGCAGGCGATTGCGGCGCGCGGCATGGCCTGGTACCAGGCCGCGGTGAGCGCGGGCCAGTATCAGGATCCCGATGGCATGTTCTTCGGCGGCACGCGCGCGACATGGAGCAACTACACGCTGCGCCGCATCCTCGCGCGCTTCGGTTCCGGGCGCGAGTCGTTCAGATGGATCGATATCCATACGGGTCTCGGCCCGCGCGGCTATGGCGAGCCCATCTACATGGGCCCCGACGATGCCGCGCAACTGGCGCGCACGCAGCAGGTCTGGGGCAGCGGGGTGACGTCGATGTACGACGGCTCGTCCACGTCCGCCCACCTGAGCGGCGTGGCGTGGCTTGCGTTACCGCAGACACTGGGCCCGCTTGCCTCGCTCGACTATGCAGGCATCGCGCTCGAGTTCGGCACGCTGCCGATCGCGGAGGTGCTGGAGGCCCTGCGCGGGGATCACTGGCTGCACCGGCATCCCGATGCCGACGAGAACCAGCGCGCGCTGATCAGGCACGCGATCTGGCAGGCGTTCTATATCGATAGCGACGACTGGCGCGAAGGCGTGGTCGCACAGGTGACGGACGCGGTGGAAAAAGGTATCGTGCGCTGA
- the manD gene encoding D-mannonate dehydratase ManD has protein sequence MKITGARVIVCSPGRNFVTLKIETDEGVDGIGDATLNGRELAVVAYLEEHVIPCLIGRDAHQIEDIWQYLYRGAYWRRGPVTMTAIAAVDTALWDIKAKAAGLPLYQLLGGKSRTGVMVYGHANGSDIASTVDEVLRYKEMGYRAIRAQSGVPGLNKVYGVSRDRMFYEPADANLPSEHDWSTERYLDHTPKLFEAVREAAGWDTHLLHDVHHRLTPIEAGRLGKSLEPYRLFWIEDATPAEDQEAFRLIRQHTVTPLAVGEVFSSIWDCKALIESQLIDYIRATVVHAGGITHLRRIADLAALYQVRTGCHGATDLSPVCMGAALHFDLWVPNFGVQEYMRHSEETDAVFPHAYTFENGMMYPGDVPGHGVTIDEALAAKYPYQRAYLPVNRLAHDGTLWHW, from the coding sequence ATGAAGATCACCGGCGCGCGCGTCATCGTCTGCAGTCCGGGGCGCAACTTCGTGACGCTCAAGATCGAGACCGACGAGGGCGTCGATGGCATCGGCGATGCCACGCTCAATGGTCGCGAGCTCGCGGTCGTGGCCTACCTCGAGGAGCATGTGATTCCGTGCCTGATCGGCCGCGACGCGCATCAGATCGAGGACATCTGGCAATACCTGTACCGCGGCGCGTACTGGCGGCGCGGACCGGTGACGATGACCGCGATCGCGGCCGTGGACACCGCGCTGTGGGATATCAAGGCCAAGGCCGCGGGCCTGCCGCTGTATCAGTTGCTCGGCGGCAAGAGCCGGACCGGCGTGATGGTGTATGGCCATGCCAACGGCAGCGATATCGCCTCCACCGTCGACGAGGTGCTGCGCTACAAGGAGATGGGCTACCGCGCGATTCGCGCGCAGTCTGGCGTGCCCGGGCTCAACAAGGTGTACGGCGTGTCGCGCGACCGCATGTTCTACGAACCTGCCGATGCCAATCTGCCGTCGGAGCACGACTGGAGCACCGAGCGTTACCTCGACCATACGCCGAAGCTGTTCGAGGCCGTGCGCGAGGCCGCGGGCTGGGATACGCATCTGCTGCACGACGTGCATCATCGGCTCACGCCCATCGAGGCGGGCCGGCTCGGCAAGTCGCTGGAGCCGTACCGCCTGTTCTGGATCGAGGATGCGACACCGGCCGAGGATCAGGAAGCGTTCCGGCTGATTCGCCAGCATACGGTCACGCCGCTGGCCGTGGGCGAGGTGTTCAGCAGCATCTGGGACTGCAAGGCGCTGATCGAATCGCAACTGATCGACTATATCCGAGCGACGGTCGTGCATGCGGGCGGCATCACGCATCTGCGGCGCATCGCCGACCTGGCCGCGCTGTACCAGGTGCGCACAGGCTGCCATGGCGCGACCGACCTGTCACCGGTCTGCATGGGCGCGGCGCTGCACTTCGATCTGTGGGTACCGAACTTCGGCGTGCAGGAGTACATGCGGCATAGCGAGGAGACCGATGCGGTGTTCCCGCATGCGTATACGTTCGAGAACGGCATGATGTATCCCGGCGATGTGCCGGGCCACGGCGTGACCATCGACGAGGCGCTGGCCGCGAAGTATCCGTACCAGCGGGCGTATCTGCCGGTGAACCGGCTGGCGCACGACGGCACGCTGTGGCACTGGTGA
- a CDS encoding mannitol dehydrogenase family protein — MERLGPNQLEALRVQRPRYHRDLLRGGIVHLGIGAFHRAHQAVVTEDAIEADPDGHRWGIVGVSLRRPDTHDALMPQGGLYTLAIRDGGSVDHRVIGAVIDVLVADHDPEAVLERLAHADTRIVSLTITEKGYCHDPATGALNPRDAGIAHDLSNAAPPVTALGYLARGLQRRRQRGLGPVTLLSCDNLASNGDTLRGVLLAFAERVDPALRDWIATHCTFPNSMVDRIVPKTTADDVTRVSNALGLHDAWPVVGEPFLQWVIEDRFAAGRPRWEAGGAQFVDRAQPFERLKHRLVNGSQSMMAYFGVMAGWPTTDRVIAQPGLRAFIDDAMRHELQPTLPLLPGLDVDAYRESLLPRFENPALGHRTRQIAMDGSQKIPQRLLAPIAERLARGQPFDRLALGVAAWIHFLRGYDEHGEAYPIEDPMADLLRPLASDVRAITGFAPVFGALGTSAVFVDAVGRQLGRLRAQGTLVALAGILKAP; from the coding sequence ATGGAACGACTCGGTCCGAACCAATTGGAAGCGCTGCGCGTGCAGCGGCCGCGCTATCACCGAGACTTGCTGCGCGGCGGCATCGTGCATCTGGGCATCGGCGCCTTTCATCGCGCGCATCAGGCTGTGGTGACAGAGGATGCGATCGAGGCGGACCCCGATGGCCATCGCTGGGGCATCGTCGGCGTCTCGCTGCGGCGGCCCGATACGCATGACGCGCTCATGCCGCAGGGCGGGCTCTATACGCTGGCGATACGCGACGGTGGCAGCGTCGATCATCGCGTGATCGGCGCGGTGATCGACGTGCTCGTCGCGGACCACGACCCCGAGGCGGTGCTCGAACGGCTCGCGCATGCGGACACGCGCATCGTCAGCCTGACGATTACCGAGAAGGGCTATTGCCACGATCCGGCCACGGGCGCGCTCAACCCGCGGGATGCGGGCATCGCGCACGATCTGTCGAACGCGGCGCCGCCGGTGACCGCGCTCGGCTACCTCGCGCGGGGCCTGCAACGCCGGCGGCAACGCGGTCTCGGGCCCGTGACGCTGCTGTCGTGCGACAACCTCGCGAGCAACGGCGATACGCTGCGAGGCGTGCTGCTAGCGTTTGCCGAACGCGTGGACCCCGCCCTGCGCGACTGGATTGCCACGCACTGCACGTTTCCGAACAGCATGGTCGATCGCATCGTGCCGAAGACCACGGCAGACGACGTCACGCGGGTATCGAACGCCCTGGGGCTGCACGATGCCTGGCCCGTGGTCGGCGAACCGTTCCTGCAATGGGTCATCGAGGACCGCTTTGCCGCGGGACGTCCGCGCTGGGAAGCCGGTGGCGCGCAGTTTGTCGATCGCGCGCAGCCGTTCGAGCGGCTCAAGCACCGGCTCGTCAACGGCAGCCAGTCGATGATGGCCTACTTCGGCGTGATGGCGGGCTGGCCGACCACCGATCGCGTGATCGCCCAGCCTGGCCTGCGCGCCTTTATCGACGATGCGATGCGCCACGAGCTGCAGCCGACGCTGCCCCTGCTGCCCGGGCTCGATGTCGATGCGTATCGCGAAAGCCTGCTGCCGCGCTTCGAGAACCCCGCGCTTGGGCATCGCACACGGCAGATTGCCATGGATGGTTCGCAGAAGATCCCGCAACGACTGCTGGCACCGATCGCCGAACGTCTCGCGCGCGGCCAACCGTTCGATCGCCTCGCGCTCGGCGTGGCCGCGTGGATCCACTTCCTGCGCGGCTACGATGAACATGGCGAGGCCTATCCGATCGAGGATCCGATGGCCGACCTGTTGCGGCCGCTGGCGAGCGATGTGCGGGCGATCACCGGCTTTGCCCCGGTGTTTGGCGCGCTGGGCACGTCGGCGGTGTTCGTCGACGCGGTGGGGCGGCAACTCGGGCGACTGCGTGCGCAAGGCACGCTTGTCGCGCTCGCCGGTATCCTCAAAGCACCTTAG
- the gsiB gene encoding glutathione ABC transporter substrate-binding protein GsiB, whose amino-acid sequence MTIRMVSPRLFAGAVAAGALGMLGASPAFAAKDAVMAVDSTFTTLDPYDSNDTLSQAVTKSFYQGLFGLDKDLKLVNVLAESYEASKDGLTYTIKLKKGVKFHDGTTFDANAVKANFDRVIDPANKLKRYTLFNRVAKTDVVDANTVKITLKEPFSPFINVLSHPSAVMISPTALKKWGKEIAFHPVGTGPFEFVEWKQTDYLKGKKFAGYWKTGYPKIDSITWKPVVDNNTRAAVMQTGEADFAFRIPFEQAAVLKTSPKVDLIDAPSIIARYISFNTQVKPFNDPKVRQAINYAINKDALAKVAFAGYATPSEGVVPAGVDYAEKLGPWPYDPAKARELLKEAGYPNGFETTLWSAYNHTTAQKVIQFVQQQLQQVGIKASVQALEAGQRVEKVESVQKPEDAGVRLYYVGWSSSTGESDWALRPLLASESMPPKLLNTAYYKNDQVDADIAGALRTTDRAEKARLYKDAQERIWKDAPWAFLVTEKVLFARAKRLSGAYAMPDGSFNFDEIDIKQ is encoded by the coding sequence ATGACTATCCGTATGGTTTCGCCCAGGCTGTTTGCCGGCGCCGTTGCAGCAGGCGCTCTGGGCATGCTCGGTGCGAGCCCCGCGTTTGCCGCCAAGGACGCCGTGATGGCCGTGGACTCCACGTTCACCACGCTCGATCCGTACGATTCGAACGACACGCTGTCGCAGGCGGTGACCAAGTCGTTCTACCAGGGCTTGTTCGGCCTGGACAAGGACCTCAAGCTCGTCAACGTGCTGGCCGAAAGCTACGAAGCCAGCAAGGACGGCCTGACCTACACGATCAAGCTCAAGAAGGGCGTGAAGTTCCATGACGGCACCACGTTCGACGCGAACGCCGTCAAGGCCAACTTCGACCGCGTGATCGACCCGGCCAACAAGCTCAAGCGCTACACGCTGTTCAACCGCGTGGCCAAGACCGACGTGGTGGACGCCAACACGGTCAAGATCACGCTGAAGGAGCCGTTCTCGCCGTTCATCAACGTGCTGTCGCATCCGTCGGCCGTGATGATCTCGCCGACCGCGCTCAAGAAGTGGGGCAAGGAAATCGCGTTCCATCCGGTGGGCACGGGTCCGTTCGAGTTCGTCGAGTGGAAGCAGACCGATTACCTGAAGGGCAAGAAGTTCGCGGGCTACTGGAAGACCGGCTATCCGAAGATCGACTCGATCACGTGGAAGCCCGTGGTGGACAACAACACGCGCGCCGCGGTCATGCAGACCGGCGAAGCCGACTTTGCGTTCCGCATTCCGTTCGAGCAGGCCGCCGTGCTGAAGACGAGCCCGAAGGTGGACCTGATCGACGCGCCGTCGATCATCGCGCGCTACATCTCGTTCAACACGCAGGTAAAGCCGTTCAACGACCCGAAGGTGCGCCAGGCCATCAACTACGCGATCAACAAGGACGCGCTGGCCAAGGTGGCGTTCGCAGGCTACGCCACGCCGTCCGAAGGCGTGGTGCCCGCCGGCGTGGACTATGCCGAGAAGCTGGGCCCCTGGCCGTACGATCCGGCCAAGGCGCGCGAGCTGCTGAAGGAAGCCGGCTACCCGAACGGCTTCGAGACCACGCTGTGGTCCGCGTATAACCACACCACCGCGCAGAAGGTGATCCAGTTCGTGCAGCAGCAGCTGCAGCAGGTCGGCATCAAGGCCAGCGTGCAGGCACTGGAAGCCGGCCAGCGCGTGGAAAAGGTGGAGAGCGTGCAGAAGCCGGAAGACGCTGGCGTGCGCCTCTACTACGTGGGCTGGTCGTCGTCGACCGGTGAGTCGGACTGGGCGCTGCGTCCGCTGCTGGCCTCGGAATCGATGCCGCCGAAGCTGCTGAACACCGCGTACTACAAGAACGACCAGGTGGATGCCGATATCGCCGGCGCGCTGCGTACGACCGACCGCGCCGAGAAGGCCCGTCTGTACAAGGACGCGCAGGAGCGTATCTGGAAGGATGCACCGTGGGCGTTCCTCGTGACCGAGAAGGTGCTGTTCGCGCGTGCGAAGCGCCTGTCGGGTGCGTACGCGATGCCTGACGGCTCGTTCAACTTCGACGAGATCGACATCAAGCAGTAA
- the gsiC gene encoding glutathione ABC transporter permease GsiC gives MLNYFLKRCLGVIPTLLLVAVMVFLFVHMLPGDPARLAAGPEADQATVELVRKDLGLDRPMHEQFVRFFSNALQGEFGTSLRTKRPVSEEIGERFLPTLYLTLTSMAWAVVFGMTIGIGSAVFRNKWPDRLGMTLAVSGISFPAFALGMLLMEVFSVQLGWLPSIGADSWKHYILPSLTLGAAVAAVMARFTRASFIEVLQEDFVRTARAKGVRETVVVVKHTLRNAMIPVVTMMGLQFGFLLGGSILVEKVFNWPGLGRLLVDAVEMRDYPVIQAEVLLFSLEFILINLVVDLLYTVINPAIRYK, from the coding sequence ATGCTGAATTACTTCCTCAAACGATGCCTGGGCGTGATTCCGACACTGCTGCTGGTGGCGGTGATGGTGTTCCTGTTCGTCCATATGCTGCCCGGCGATCCGGCGCGGCTGGCAGCCGGCCCCGAAGCCGACCAGGCGACCGTGGAGCTCGTGCGCAAGGACCTGGGTCTCGACCGTCCGATGCACGAACAGTTCGTCCGGTTCTTCTCGAACGCGCTGCAGGGAGAATTCGGCACGTCGCTGCGGACCAAGCGTCCCGTCAGCGAGGAAATTGGCGAGCGCTTCCTGCCCACCCTCTATCTGACGCTGACGTCGATGGCATGGGCGGTGGTGTTCGGCATGACCATCGGTATCGGCTCGGCGGTATTCCGCAACAAGTGGCCCGATCGCCTGGGCATGACGCTCGCGGTGTCGGGCATCTCGTTCCCCGCGTTCGCGCTGGGCATGCTGCTGATGGAAGTGTTCTCGGTCCAGCTGGGCTGGCTGCCGTCGATCGGCGCCGATAGCTGGAAGCATTACATCCTGCCGTCGCTGACGCTCGGCGCCGCCGTGGCCGCCGTGATGGCGCGCTTCACGCGGGCCTCGTTCATCGAAGTGCTGCAGGAAGACTTCGTGCGCACCGCGCGCGCCAAGGGTGTGCGCGAGACGGTCGTGGTGGTCAAGCACACGCTGCGCAACGCGATGATTCCCGTCGTGACGATGATGGGCCTGCAGTTCGGCTTTCTGCTGGGCGGCTCGATCCTCGTCGAAAAGGTGTTCAACTGGCCCGGCCTCGGCCGCCTGCTCGTCGACGCCGTGGAGATGCGCGACTACCCGGTCATTCAGGCCGAGGTGCTGCTGTTCTCGCTCGAATTCATCTTGATCAACCTCGTGGTGGACCTGCTCTACACGGTGATCAATCCTGCTATCCGTTACAAATAA
- a CDS encoding P1 family peptidase gives MTLSNPPRIGPLPSGPRDAITDVAGVTVGHCTLAHDACQTGVTVVRPHGGNVYTDKVPAAASVLNGFGKSIGLVQVDELGVLETPIALTNTFSVGAVAQAQIRAAIADNPEIGRAWPTVNPLVFECNDGYLNDIQAMVVAGDHYARALSGAGADVAQGAIGAGRGMSSFGVKGGIGTASRVVSCDGRHDGERYTVGALVLSNFGTPESLILAGEHVGARLAAKLAEQTAAPEKGSIIMVVATDAPLDARQLRRLSLRAGAGLARTGSVFGHGSGDIAFAFSTAYTVPHGTDAPMPAVAMLHESRLDPLFRAAADSVEQAIVHALWHAEAVTGRDGHRRAALREMLAF, from the coding sequence ATGACCCTTTCGAACCCGCCGCGCATCGGGCCACTGCCTTCGGGGCCGCGCGATGCGATCACCGATGTGGCCGGCGTGACCGTCGGCCACTGCACGCTTGCGCACGATGCCTGCCAGACCGGGGTGACGGTCGTGCGGCCGCATGGCGGCAACGTCTATACCGACAAGGTGCCCGCCGCGGCGTCGGTGCTCAACGGCTTTGGCAAGAGCATCGGCCTCGTGCAGGTGGACGAGCTCGGCGTGCTGGAGACGCCGATCGCGCTGACCAATACGTTCTCCGTGGGGGCGGTGGCGCAGGCGCAGATCCGCGCGGCGATTGCCGACAATCCCGAGATCGGCCGCGCGTGGCCCACGGTCAATCCGCTCGTGTTCGAGTGCAATGACGGGTACCTGAACGATATCCAGGCGATGGTGGTCGCGGGCGACCACTATGCGCGCGCGCTGAGTGGGGCCGGTGCCGATGTGGCGCAGGGCGCGATCGGCGCGGGGCGCGGGATGTCGTCGTTTGGGGTGAAGGGGGGAATCGGCACGGCCTCGCGCGTGGTGTCGTGCGATGGCCGGCACGATGGCGAACGGTACACCGTCGGCGCGCTCGTGTTGTCCAACTTCGGCACGCCGGAGTCGCTGATACTCGCCGGCGAACACGTGGGCGCGCGGCTGGCCGCGAAGCTGGCCGAACAGACGGCGGCGCCGGAAAAGGGCTCGATCATCATGGTCGTTGCCACCGACGCGCCGCTCGATGCGCGGCAGCTGCGGCGTTTGTCGCTGCGTGCCGGCGCGGGCCTTGCGCGCACGGGTTCGGTGTTCGGGCATGGCTCTGGGGATATCGCGTTCGCGTTTTCCACGGCCTACACGGTGCCGCATGGCACCGACGCGCCCATGCCGGCCGTTGCCATGCTCCACGAGTCGCGGCTCGATCCATTGTTCCGCGCGGCCGCCGACAGCGTCGAGCAGGCCATTGTCCATGCACTGTGGCACGCCGAAGCCGTGACCGGCCGCGACGGCCATCGCCGCGCCGCATTGCGAGAGATGCTCGCATTTTGA
- a CDS encoding sulfite exporter TauE/SafE family protein → MSIDTTLLLIALGAIVAGFVQGLSGFAFGMVAMSFWAWAVEPRLAAAMSVFGALTGQLLAAFTVRRKFHWAALLPFLLGGVLGIPVGVILLPMLNVHWFKILLGTVLVIWCPIMLFSANMPRITRGGRFADGVAGWLGGIMGGIGGITGMIPTLWCTLRGFEKDTQRTIIQNFNLGALIVTMAIYVGTGIVTADMLPKFAIVAPAMLIPAFLGTRVYLGISDIAFRRIVLSLLTLSGVAMLAAAVPKVL, encoded by the coding sequence ATGTCTATCGACACCACGCTGCTGCTGATCGCACTGGGCGCGATCGTGGCGGGCTTTGTACAGGGACTTTCGGGATTCGCATTCGGCATGGTGGCCATGTCGTTCTGGGCCTGGGCCGTGGAACCCAGGCTCGCCGCGGCGATGTCGGTGTTCGGCGCGCTGACGGGCCAGCTGCTCGCGGCATTCACGGTCCGGCGCAAGTTTCATTGGGCGGCGTTGCTGCCGTTCCTGCTCGGCGGCGTGCTGGGCATTCCGGTCGGCGTGATACTGCTGCCGATGCTCAACGTCCACTGGTTCAAGATCCTGCTCGGCACCGTGCTCGTGATCTGGTGCCCGATCATGCTGTTCTCGGCGAACATGCCGCGCATCACGCGCGGCGGCCGCTTTGCCGACGGCGTTGCGGGCTGGCTCGGCGGCATCATGGGCGGCATCGGCGGCATCACGGGCATGATCCCGACGCTCTGGTGCACGCTGCGCGGGTTCGAGAAGGACACACAGCGCACGATCATCCAGAACTTCAACCTCGGCGCGCTGATCGTCACGATGGCCATCTATGTCGGCACGGGCATCGTGACGGCCGACATGCTGCCGAAGTTCGCGATCGTCGCACCGGCCATGCTGATTCCCGCGTTTCTGGGCACGCGCGTGTACCTCGGCATCAGCGACATCGCGTTCCGTCGCATCGTGCTGTCGCTGCTGACGCTGTCGGGCGTGGCCATGCTGGCGGCGGCGGTGCCTAAGGTGCTTTGA